tgagtcccagtattgtgtgactgtccaccattttatgtgatttccctatgtgttgtaaatcctatcactatgatgaaatgagatggattagtggaagttatattgatgagatctacaagattagatagtgtcttaagccaatctctttgaaatataaaagagagaagtgagcaaagagaccgggggacctcataccaccaaaaaagcagcaccgggagcagagcttgtcctttagacctgaggttcctgcactgagatgctcccaggccaagggaagattgatgacaaggaccttcctccagagctgacacagagagaaagccttcccctggagctggcagcctgaatttggacttctagcctactgggctgtgagagaataaacttctgtttgttaaagccgtccacttgaggtatttctgttaaagcagcactagatgactaagacaggacgCTATATCTAAAACATTTTAAGAGAAGAGCAGCAAttttcacacaaaaaaaaaacctcccaattaTATGTATACTCCATGTAGTTGACTGATAACAGCCCCCAAAATGTCTGTGTCCTCATTCCTGGAACTGGACTCTGCAGGTGGAATTACATTCATGATCTGAGATGGGAGATGGTCCTGGATTACCTGGGTGGTCCCAGTGTAACCACAGGCTCCTAGAAATGAGAGGGAGGAGCAGAATCAGAGTCGGAGGAAGGAGACAGTGCAGGAAGCCCAGCAGAGGCACTGGCCACGGCCCTTTTTGCTCACCGGGCTCCAGCCTGGATCTCCAGAAGGGAAGAATTCCACCGCTTCACCACCACCACTGGCCCCTACAACCAACTGTGTACACAACAAATGTGCACATTTTAATGCTATTTCCCATGAACTATCACACAAATGAACTGCCTTCTACAGCTTAGAAGTAAATTCCAGTGGAAGCTGCCTCTTGGAAGCTAGAATGTGTTTGGCGTTTTGTTTGGAAAATCACTCTTAAAAACTAACAGGCCCAGAGTCACCACCTgccggggggtggggtggggggagggtacaAAGGGATGGAGTGAGCAGCTGACCCCTTGCTGCAGGGTTTGGGGTCCACATGGCCAGCAAGGTGCCTGACTGCCACCTTCCTCCagaagaggcttttttttttctctcctgtaaataggatacaaacaaAAAATTCTCCTCTCTAAGATGTAACAGACCTTCAATGACAACCAACCTCCACCGGTGACCGTGGTCCACACTGCCACACCCATGCCCCGCTGGCCAGGGCAGAGTGAAGACTGGGCTGCGGCCACTGTCAGATGCGAGCCCACAGCCTTGGTCCTTTTCTTAGCAACTCAAACTCATCTCACAGAAGCTTCCACAgttgccttggaaacccaaaggaTTTAAGACTTTAACGAAGTGCACGGCTTAAATCACTTGTTTGATTCTAAAAACACCGTCTGCTCGATGACTGCATTTCACCATTGAACTCGCCAGCTCGGGAGCCACTATTTCTTTACAGATTAACCAACCCTCAGGAGACGGATGTGAAGATGCCCGAGCCACACAGCTCCAGCACGGTGACCACTGGATGATGTAATGGGCACACGTGGCAAATTGTCCCCTGACATGCAAGAGAAGGCGTCTCTCCCTGCCAACAGGCCCCCTCATCCCCCCTGTGCACGGTGGGACATTCCACACTGAAGGGCTCAGTCTAAAGTCATTCAGCCATGTTACTGCTGCCTTTCAGGTTTTAATCAGAGATGGTCACCGTCCCTCGCCTAACACCTGTGCGCTCCCCTCACAGATACCTGTGCACTCCCCTACAGATACCTGTGCACCTCCCTCATGCAGACACACCTGTGCACTCCCCTCAAGACAAACCTGTGCACTCCTCTCACAGACACACCTGAGAATCTCCCCTCACAGACACACCTGTGCACTCTCCTCACAGACACACCTGTACACTCTTACAGACACACCTGAAACCTCCCCTCAGACACACCTGTGCACTCTCCTCAGACACACCTGAGAGCTTCCCTTCACACACACCTGTGCACTCTCCTCACAGACACCTCTGCACTCCCCTCACAGACACACctgtgcactttcctcacagacacctgTGCACTCCCCTCGCAGACACACCTGTGCACTCCCCTCACAGACACACCTATGCAAATATCTATTTATTATTTATCAGTCTGGGAGGCAGAGGCAAAAGTGTCTGTCGTTCAAAGAGTGTGAGGACAAGCTTCAGGTGGAGCCAACAGCCACCCCGGGAACTGGTCCAGTGAGTTGTACGGGGTCTGAGGGGTCCGCACGAAGGCCCCACCAAGTGCAGTGCCTCCAGGAAAAAAGCATGGTGTCTCTTAGCCTGAACCACTAGAACCTGCTCTATCAGTAAACACAGAGGACTCAGGATACCCAGGAATCACAGGGCACCCATGGCCTCAGCTCCTCAAATCAGTCCCAGCCGAGGCAAGGCAGTCACACGTCATGTGACAGTTTTGTCAACACATCGCTGGGACAATGACCAAGAGGCAAAAGCTGGTGGTGGATAATCAGGCGGGAGGGCCACATGCTAGTGACAGGCCCCTCCTCTCTGCCTTCCGtcacttcctttaatatttcctaAATATtagcttttaaatttttaatttttaaatctgtTAAAATTAAGTTACCAAACTCTGTGCTTATGAAAGGTTCTCAGATGCAAAGCAAATGTTACATCAGACCACCCAGGCCCCAACCTACCCCTGCTGCCTACCCAGTCTTGCTCGTTCCTCAGCTCCCCTACCCCAGCCCCTCTCACTCCCACCCTTATACCCTCCCCCCAATCTGGACCCCCTAGCCTCCTCACCCTCCCCCCATACCCTCCCTCACCCCCCACCCTCACCATCCTCATCCCAATCCCCCTTGCCCTCTCCCACTGCCCCCTACAGGACTGCAGAAGCTCTTTCTGGGTGCCATCCACTCTCCCTCTCCAGAACCCTGGCCTCAAGGAGGCCTCACCTGGCGACCCGTGTGGTTGGTGCCGTGGGTGCTATCTTGGGGAATGGCCGGGAGCCGCCCGTGCCTCTGGATGGCATCATCCTGCGTTCACACCACCTCACTGGGAAAGAGGCTCCCAGTGTGAGCAGAAAACATGCTGTCCCACCCACAGAGCAAGCAGCTGGGAGGCCACCAACAGGCACACCTCAGCCAGCAGCACCCGCCCACTGCAGCCAGCAAAAGGCTTACTTGCATCACGGCTGCTGAACGGCCAGCCCGAGGTTGGCAAGAAGGATGGCACTGGTGAGCCAGCCCTGCTGTCGGCCTCCACCTGCTGTGTGATATGACGGACGGTCTCCTTGTTCTTCCGGTTCTTCCTGCGGCCAGTGGGCTGCCAGCTGTCCCCGCCGCCCTGCTCTGAGAAGGCGCCCTGCAGCACATTGTCCTTGCCCAAGGGCAGCTCCCTCCCTTCATAATGAGACGGTGATACCTGCTCCTCCTTGACCCGCAAAGGCGTATAGCCCATGTCCCCAGGCCACAATGGCGGCGTGGACACGTCGTCCTGGCCATCGGCCCTCGGTTCTGGGTCCTCTTTCCCATAGCTGCTCCCACCTTCATGGCAGCTGGCGATGGCCGAGTCCCCTGAGGAGTTGGCAGGACTCGTGCGCCGTGCCAGCCACGGGGAGATGCTCCTGCCGGCCATCACTGCAGAGATGAGCGCGTCAGCGCTGCTGCTGGAGGGCGCGCCAACCTCGAAGTCGACGAGCTCATCAGAGGCATCGGCCTTGATGCTGATGTCCAGTGCCGCCTTGATGAAGTCGTGGCATGCCTGCACGATGTCCGTCATCTGCAGGAAGCTGGCAGCAGACATGACCTCAATGACGTTCCTGCTGGTCAGTGCCAGGTGGGCTGAGTACATGAAGTCAATGATGGCCTTGAAGCCCTGGGCCGTGACGATATCTAGGTGGGTGACCGTGGCCTGGTCAGACGTCTTCTGTACCTGGCAGTAGAGCGTCTTGAAGTAGCGGCTACTCCCGAGAAGCACGTTCTTGTGTGCCTTGAAGACCTTGCCCTCGACGACGACACAGACGTCGCACAGGATGCCGTGGTGCCTCTGCTCATTGAGCTCACGCAGCAGGTGCCGGTAGTGGGATGCGATCTCCATGTCTTCCTTCTGGTTGTTCATCGGGACACCAGGGACCTCCACTCCTACAGACTCTGTGGGGCAAAAAACAAAGAATTACCCACAAGCCTGGGGCTGCAGGCACTCTGAGAGGTGGCCAGGGAGTTGGCAGAGGGGGTGAGCAGACCTCAGCCGTCTCCACCGCCACCGGCAGCTCGTGATGGTGGGTCGGGGTCTGCGCAGTCTGGACTCCAGCTGTACACCAAGAAATGCCTGTGTCGTCATCTACAACAGGGAGCAGAAAGGGGCAACCGAAGAACACATGGCAGCAAACGCCGGATGGCATGGCATGCAGGCGGATTCCCAAGTGTGTGCCGCATGACACTCTGGAGCTCGAAGCCCCCCACGTCCACAACTGGAGCTGCACACTAAATTCACACACAGCACCCAGATCCCAGGCAAGAAGCAAGTCCCCCAGAATCATGAAGACACCTGTCAGTAGTATGACTTTCCTGCCCGAGCTGAAAACCAAGATGAAATAACCCAAGTGGGGGCCTTCATCCCTTAAAAAACAAATTCCCATGCTGAGCCCACACGGCAGTGAGAGTTATAGCAAACACTGGTAGCCCCTAAAAACATCCCCAAATCTGAGCGGAACCAGCTCCCAAGAGGCTCGTCGCTCAAACCTGTGGGACCGGGCAATCAGCCCAGCCCCTGGGAAGGTCCACACCCGGGAAGCATCGAAAAAGGAATTACAACTCCCAGATGCCAGTGGTGGGCACTGTTTTACAGAATCTCAGAACACTCCGGAATCTTTTTCCATAGCTCTCCCCCTAACCCCTGTGCACCTACTGGACTGGATCATAGAACCGTTTTTGGCCTCCCTCTGTTTCTCGCTGCTGCCCCAGAAAGATAAGCTGATGAGGCACCGTCCTGCCCTATTAAATGCTCTACGTTCCCACCTGATAGTCAAGCCATAGAGGGCACTGAAACGCTAAAATAGGTTCAGTAGGAAAAACTCAGTGAGTCCAGTCGAACACGGGAGGTCCGTGTTCTCCCCATGAAGAGTCGCCCTGAGCTGCTATTATGTGCGGCCACCTCGAGGGCCAGAGGAGATCGCATTTGTGTCTTTTTAAATTCAGTGTTGTTACGACGAACATGCAGACCTTCATTGGTACAAGATATGTTCAAGCAAACATTCCCTGAAACAGTCTTCAAAATGCCCTGTGGGGAAGCAGTCGTCCGTTACTACTAGGTATGGCACAGGAGCTGCAGCCCCACTCCCTCCTCCACTCGTGTAAGGGCTGGTCTGTCACTGCCTGCGATGGTGGgaatttcccagcctcccttgcagctggtACACCATGTGTTCCAGGGGCCAtgccagcccctcctcctcctcagcgTCTTTTCGGCTGTGGACATGGATGTGATGGCAGGACAACCACCAGAGGGTCGGGGACCTGGGGGCCTGGACCCACAACACCAAGTGTGCTAGATCTGAACCCGGGCACCCCCTGCACCAGGCAGGGCCGGGAGCTGGGGCCACAGCCAAGGACAAAACCAGATCCAACCCCGCGGCCTCCCAGCCGGGAGACAGGGTGAGGACATGCCTCTTGCTCCAACCCCTGTGGGCGCAGGTGTCTATCCCCAAAGTGGAGAAGAAAGCCGTTTCTACCCAGGCAGTGGGAGGGGCTGTGCTCACAGACCCTGTGGCTGGAGCCCCCTGGGGCCCACCGCTGAGTGTACGGACCTTCTGGGGGAGACAGGCGTTCAAACAAGGTGCAGCCTTACCAGGTAGCCTCAAGGTGCCCAGACAACCAGAGCTGAGGGAGGGGGCTGAAGTACACTTTAAACTGAGGAAAATATCGTCATTTAAAAGCAAAGCATCAACTTAATATCCAAGCCCATGCGCAAATGGCAATCTGAGGGGGCATCTCCCAAGCTTCAGGCTGTAGTAGCACTAGGAAGCTGACCATCTGGTTACTTGATTCCCTGTTGGATAAGAAGTCTCTTTACTGGTCAGTAAAACAGATCCTTTAACAGCCAGAGggacaacaaaaaggaaaagcagTAACACTTTACAGACATAATGACGACCTCACAGGATTTGTGCTTCTAAAATAATTTCGACTAAAATTGAAAGTTCTGAATAATTATCCAACCATGGCCACTTAAAAATCAGTTACATATTTCATACAGATTTTGTAatgaaaaaatgataaaattctcATTCGAGAAAAAAAGTTCGTTGTACActtagaaagaaaaggaagtggGCACCTAAGAGCCGCTCCTCTGCTGGGGGTGTCAAGGGTAACGGCCTCCTCCAAGCCTGGGGGAGTCTTAAGAGGATGTTTCAGTTTCAGGCTCCACGATGTCCTATCTGTAGGGCGCCCAGGGAGGCCAGGTCGCCCACGCCGCGGCAGAGTGGCTGCAGAGGGGCTGCCTCCCAGCTGCTTTTTGGCAGCTGAGTCCTAAAAACGGAAACATCCTGGGCAGTGTGGCCGGTCATATCACACACTGGTTTGACAAGTAGGAGAGAGACGTGAGACTAAAGCACACTCATGACTTTTTTCTTTGAGGCAAACGACGGAACGACACCTTCTTGCCCTGGTGAAGCATACAGTCTAATGGACACACATCTGCTCACAGACGAGCACCTGGTCACAGATGCACGCCTGCTCACAGGCACACATCTGCCTACAGGGTACACACCTGCCCATAGAATGCACACCTGCTCCCAGACGCATACctgctaacacacacacacctgttcaCAGGGCACCCACTCACCCACACACGCCTGCTCACAGGTCACAAACCTGTTCATAGGATGCACATCTGCTCACAGGATGCCCACCTTTTCACAGATGCACACTTGCTCACATGAAGCACACCTGTCCACAGAATACACATATGTTCACAGACACACACCTGCTCACAGGACACACACCTTTGAACAGGTATTTCCTTCATTTTCGAATTATCTGCTATACAGGCTCACAGGCACTTCTGCATATTCAGAAGGCCATGTGTGGGCACCTCCTGTTCATAGTGGTGCTAGGGAGTGAGACCAAGGGGAGCCAATGGGGGTATCTATCAGCACACTGATTTCTGAGACGACACAAAGGTTATACAAGACCTACCATTGCTCTGGGTTTTTTTGTCCAAACACCACCTCTGTGTTGTATGTATTTCTTCTGTAGGTTCTCTAGTACTTATTTTGTTTATAGTTCGTTAACCTCAAGATCCACCACTCgcctgtcagcttgttgtactgtggtggcttgtgtgttggaAGCTATGTttccagtatttcaagtaccagcagagtcactcatggtgggcaggtttcagcagagcatccagaataagacagacaaggaagaaggatctggcggtctgcttctgaaaaaattggccagtgaaaaccttatgaatagcagcagaacattgtctgatatagtgccagaagtgagcccctcgggttggaaggcactcaaaacacgaccggggaagagctgcctcctcaaagaataGTCGACCTTAAAGACCtgaatagagtcaagctttcggggcctttgtttcctgatgtggcacaactcaaaatgagaagaaacagctgcataccccttaataatcagaacgtggaatgtacaaagtatgagtctaggaaaactgGCAATCATCAAATACTAAATGGGACACGCAGAGATCAATACCCTAGGcgttagcgagctgaaatggactggtattggccattctgaatctgaCAATCGTATGGTTTACTATGTCAAGAGGGATAAAGTGAAGAGggatggcatcacattcatcttcaaaaagaacactttagatctatcctgaagtacgacctTGTCAGTGACGGGATAACATCCAagcgcccacaaggaagaccagctaacacgactattcttcaaatttacgcaccagccGCTCATGCCAAAATgaggaaaattgaagatttttaccaacttctgcagtctgaaactgatcaaccatgcactcaagatgcattgataattattggtgcaaaagttggaaacaaagaaggattgatggttggaaaatacggccttggtgacagaaacaatgccaaaaatcacaggatagaattttgcaagaccgatggcttattcattgcaagtatcttttttcaacaacataaacggtgactatacacatggaccacaccacatggaatacacaggaatcaaattggccgcctctgaaaagagatgatgaagaagctccATATCGCCAgtgaaaacaaggccaggggctgactgcggaacagaccatcaattgctcacatgcaagttcaagctgaagccgaagaaaattacaacaagtccacaagagccaaagtatgaccttgagtatatcccacctaaatctagagaccatctcaagaatagatttgactcattgaacattgacttaagaccagaagagttttgggatgacatcaaggacatcatacatgaagaaagcaaaaggtcattaaaaagacaggaaagaaagaaaagacgaaaacggatgtcaaaagagactctgaaacccgctcttgaatgtacagcagctaaagcaaatggaggaaaggacaaagtaaaagagttg
Above is a genomic segment from Loxodonta africana isolate mLoxAfr1 chromosome 24, mLoxAfr1.hap2, whole genome shotgun sequence containing:
- the ZBTB46 gene encoding zinc finger and BTB domain-containing protein 46, yielding MNNQKEDMEIASHYRHLLRELNEQRHHGILCDVCVVVEGKVFKAHKNVLLGSSRYFKTLYCQVQKTSDQATVTHLDIVTAQGFKAIIDFMYSAHLALTSRNVIEVMSAASFLQMTDIVQACHDFIKAALDISIKADASDELVDFEVGAPSSSSADALISAVMAGRSISPWLARRTSPANSSGDSAIASCHEGGSSYGKEDPEPRADGQDDVSTPPLWPGDMGYTPLRVKEEQVSPSHYEGRELPLGKDNVLQGAFSEQGGGDSWQPTGRRKNRKNKETVRHITQQVEADSRAGSPVPSFLPTSGWPFSSRDANADLTLTEASSSDSRGERAELFAHADESLLGGEANYLGATLTPEKDEALHQAAAVANLRAALVSKNSLLSLKADVLGDDSSLLFEYLPKGTHSLSLNEFTVIRKKFKCPYCSFSAMHQCILKRHMRSHTGERPYPCEICGKKFTRREHMKRHTLVHSKDKKYVCKVCNRVFMSAASVGIKHGSRRHGVCADCVGRGMAGPLDHGGGGEGSPEALFPGDGPYLEDPDDPRGEGEEELDEDGGLAPEDALLGDDKDDEDSPPGPHSPSGEPDEDLAWVS